One stretch of Brachyhypopomus gauderio isolate BG-103 chromosome 8, BGAUD_0.2, whole genome shotgun sequence DNA includes these proteins:
- the LOC143522238 gene encoding uncharacterized protein LOC143522238, with protein sequence MFGRGLCSNTSVRCCGGTNQPDRSERGGTLPELISSHQEKKAHGRCTGLLAAKPSSVSNRFGLCLPALHEGVISTLERHSERWTREVQHLKDFAIARAGGGLQGIVEKNVPAEVSGHGRVTSCTELQIQLQHARPFLIQDLKFMCREERILQKQLLNTVAHGPQIAPSRASMCPAVTPVSTR encoded by the exons ATGTTTGGCAGAGGCCTCTGTTCGAACACAAGTGTGAGGTGTTGTGGAGGCACAAATCAGCCTGACAGATCAGAGCGTGGCGGGACCCTGCCCGAGCTCATTTCCAGCCATCAGGAGAAAAAAGCACAC GGACGCTGCACAGGTCTCTTGGCGGCAAAGCCCTCCTCTGTCTCAAACCGCTTCG GACTTTGTCTGCCAGCGCTTCATGAAGGTGTGATATCAACACTTGAGCGACACTCTGAGAGATGGACTCGGGAAGTGCAGCACCTGAAGGACTTCGCCATCGCAAGAGCAGGCGGAGGTCTGCAGGGGATTGTG GAGAAGAACGTTCCAGCAGAAGTGAGTGGACATGGGCGTGTGACCAGCTGTACAGAACTTCAGATCCAGCTCCAGCATGCTCGTCCTTTTCTCATTCAG GATTTGAAGTTCATGTGTCGTGAAGAAAGGATCCTCCAGAAGCAGCTGCTCAACACGGTAGCACACGGACCACAGATCGCTCCATCACGGGCCAGCATGTGTCCTGCTGTCACACCTGTCAGTACACGTTAA